Proteins from a single region of Syngnathus scovelli strain Florida chromosome 7, RoL_Ssco_1.2, whole genome shotgun sequence:
- the LOC125972098 gene encoding cholinesterase, producing the protein MATHSGHMNFALLMLLSILSFTTQNDLVVNTRNGKVRGKYLPVLGGSIRTFLGIPYAKPPLGELRFRAPEPAERWEGVLDATNYANSCYQIPDTFYPGFMGAEMWNPNTKLSEDCLYLNVWTPFNQDSQSPLAPVLVWIYGGGFHSGTSSLDLYDGRYLSKVESVVVVSMNYRLGALGFLALPDNNIQGNAGLLDQRLALQWVANNIVAFGGDPSQVTIFGESAGSASVGYHLLSPGSHDLFQRAVMQSGSPTAPWASVGKTDAYERSMMLATLIGCPTSSPAQLDICLQTTDPWVITSRQYDVVTELTIMPFPFVPTVDGDFLPDEIEVLLQSNTLPKKEVLFGLNKNEGTYFLVYGMPGFNITSQSLITRMEFMEGVRLAMAGLDGVAETGAIFHYTDWTDEHNMMKNRDSLGDLVGDRFFVCPLLEFAHRYSQQGGKIFQYFFDHQSSLNPWPAWMGVLHGYEIEFVFGLPLNGTWGYTMTEVNMTKKFLKHWGNFARTGNPGIDGVAWPLFTPEGQEYFTLNSDLPEKRSMMRAKDCYLWNKVMPGIQKISDEREACMTANGIMLRYNFTFLMISLFIILVCW; encoded by the exons ATGGCGACACATTCAGGACACATGAACTTTGCTCTTCTCATGCTGCTTTCCATCCTGTCATTCACCACACAGAATGACCTTGTAGTCAATACTCGCAATGGGAAAGTTAGAGGAAAATATCTTCCCGTGCTCGGTGGTAGTATCCGAACCTTTCTTGGAATTCCTTATGCAAAACCACCTCTTGGCGAACTGAGATTCAGAGCTCCAGAGCCTGCAGAAAGATGGGAGGGGGTGTTAGATGCCACCAACTATGCAAATTCTTGCTACCAGATTCCGGATACATTCTATCCAG gttttatgGGTGCCGAGATGTGGAACCCAAACACTAAACTGAGCGAGGACTGTCTATATCTAAATGTCTGGACCCCTTTCAACCAAGATAGTCAGAGTCCACTGGCTCCTGTCCTTGTCTGGATCTATGGAGGGGGGTTTCATTCAGGAACATCCTCTCTGGACCTATATGATGGCCGCTACCTAAGTAAAGTTGAAAGTGTTGTTGTGGTATCAATGAATTATAG ACTAGGTGCACTTGGTTTCTTGGCGTTGCCTGACAACAACATCCAGGGCAATGCAGGTCTCCTGGACCAGCGGTTAGCTCTCCAATGGGTAGCCAATAATATTGTCGCTTTTGGGGGTGATCCGTCACAG GTCACAATTTTTGGGGAAAGTGCTGGGTCTGCATCTGTCGGCTACCACCTCCTCTCCCCAGGTAGTCATGACCTTTTTCAAAGAGCTGTCATGCAGAGTGGTTCTCCAACTGCACCATGGGCGTCAGTCGGCAAGACTGATGCCTATGAAAG GTCCATGATGCTGGCAACTTTAATCGGCTGCCCCACATCTTCTCCAGCTCAACTGGACATCTGTTTACAAACGACTGATCCCTGGGTGATAACCTCACGGCAATATGATGTTGTCACAGAACTGACAATAATGCCCTTTCCCTTTGTACCTACTGTGGATGGGGACTTCCTGCCTGATGAAATTGAA gtgTTGCTGCAGAGTAATACACTTCCAAAGAAAGAAGTGTTATTTGGATTAAACAAGAATGAAGGGACCTACTTTTTAGTTTATGGGATGCCAGGATTTAACATCACCAGTCAGAGTCtcatcaccaggatggagttcATGGAAGGAGTGCGGCTTGCTATGGCAGGCTTAGACGGTGTTGCAGAAACAGGAGCGATTTTCCACTACACCGATTGGACGGATGAGCATAATATGATGAAAAACCGTGACTCCCTGGGGGATCTGGTTGGAGACCGATTTTTTGTTTGTCCTTTGTTAGAGTTTGCTCACAG GTACTCACAACAGGGCGGTAAAATATTCCAATACTTTTTTGACCACCAATCTTCCTTAAATCCTTGGCCAGCATGGATGGGTGTTTTACATGGTTACGAGATAGAGTTTGTGTTCGGATTGCCACTGAATGGAACATGGGGATACACAATGACGGAAGTGAACATGACCAAGAAGTTTCTGAAACACTGGGGCAACTTTGCAAGGACGGG AAATCCAGGAATTGACGGGGTTGCATGGCCCTTGTTCACCCCTGAAGGCCAAGAGTATTTCACACTGAACTCTGACCTTCCAGAAAAACGAAGTATGATGAGAGCCAAAGACTGTTACTTGTGGAATAAAGTGATGCCGGGAATACAGAAGATTTCAG ATGAGCGAGAGGCTTGTATGACTGCAAATGGAATAATGCTCCGCTACAATTTCACGTTTCTTATGATTTCATTGTTTATCATTTTAGTCTGTTGGTAA